One Vallitalea pronyensis genomic region harbors:
- the pflB gene encoding formate C-acetyltransferase, whose product MKQWCHFTEGPWQKEINVRDFIQRHYTPYEGDEGFLAEATPRTKCLLEKFQVIKAEELKKGVLAIDTKTVSSLLTFKAGYLDEELELIKGIQTDKPLKRAINPFGGIRMTRSACKAYGYELSQKVEEEFTYRTTHNDGVFRVYSDEMKLVRKTGIITGLPDAYGRGRIIGDYRRVALYGVDYLIQQKEKDMKVYQHKVMTEDNIRLLEEVYRQIDFLGKLKEMAAMYGDDISEPAANAREAIQWTYYGYLGAIKEQNGAAMSLGRISTFIDIYMERDIQAGTLTEEGAQELIDDLVLKLRMARQLRTPEYNELFAGDPMWITEVIGGMGEDGRTLVTKSSYRFMHTLYTLGPAPEPNITILWSKDLPDSFKAYCARVSIDTDSIQYENDDLMRTRYGDDYGIACCVSAMKIGKQMQFFGARCNLPKVLLMALNGGKDELSGIQVGPELPPIEGSVLDYQQVVERLDIYMKWLGGLYVNTMNVIHYMHDKYAYEKLQMALHDTEVERTMAFGMAGLSVTADSLSAIKYATVMPVRDEQGLIIDYNIQGNYPKFGNDDDRVDAIANGLTSQLINQLKQHKTYRNSTPSLSILTITSNVVYGKKTGATPDGRKHGEPFAPGANPMHNRDEKGALASLHSVAKIPYDCCRDGISCTFSIRPGALGKSESDRIKNLVSILDGYFLHNAHHINVNVLDREKLMDAMEHPDKYPNLTIRVSGYAVHFNRLSREQQEEVIRRTFHNKC is encoded by the coding sequence ATGAAACAGTGGTGTCATTTTACAGAAGGTCCTTGGCAAAAGGAAATCAATGTACGTGATTTTATTCAACGTCATTATACACCTTATGAAGGTGATGAGGGTTTTCTAGCAGAAGCAACACCAAGGACGAAGTGTCTTTTAGAGAAGTTTCAGGTGATTAAAGCCGAAGAGCTAAAAAAGGGTGTATTAGCCATTGATACGAAGACGGTATCCTCTTTACTTACATTTAAGGCTGGCTATTTGGATGAAGAACTGGAATTAATCAAAGGTATACAGACCGATAAGCCCCTTAAACGAGCCATTAATCCATTTGGCGGTATACGCATGACCAGAAGTGCATGTAAAGCTTACGGTTATGAGCTGAGTCAAAAGGTGGAAGAGGAATTTACCTACCGAACAACCCATAATGATGGGGTGTTTAGGGTATATTCTGATGAGATGAAATTAGTGCGAAAAACAGGCATTATTACGGGACTGCCAGATGCTTATGGCAGAGGTCGTATTATTGGTGATTATCGACGAGTAGCCCTGTATGGCGTGGATTATCTGATTCAACAGAAAGAAAAGGATATGAAAGTCTATCAACACAAAGTCATGACAGAAGATAACATTCGTTTATTAGAGGAAGTGTATCGCCAGATTGACTTTTTAGGTAAATTAAAAGAAATGGCGGCCATGTATGGTGACGATATTTCAGAACCGGCAGCCAATGCAAGAGAAGCCATTCAATGGACTTATTATGGTTACTTAGGGGCAATTAAGGAACAAAATGGTGCCGCTATGTCCCTTGGACGCATCAGTACATTTATTGATATCTACATGGAGAGGGATATACAAGCAGGTACATTGACGGAAGAGGGAGCCCAAGAACTCATTGATGATTTGGTTCTTAAGCTTCGTATGGCAAGACAATTGCGAACACCTGAATACAACGAATTATTTGCTGGTGATCCCATGTGGATTACGGAAGTGATTGGTGGTATGGGTGAAGATGGTAGAACACTTGTCACCAAGAGCTCCTATCGTTTTATGCATACACTCTATACCTTAGGACCAGCACCTGAACCCAATATTACCATTTTGTGGTCCAAAGACTTGCCTGACAGTTTTAAAGCGTATTGTGCCAGGGTATCCATTGATACAGATTCCATACAATATGAAAACGATGACCTTATGCGGACAAGGTATGGGGATGATTATGGGATTGCATGTTGTGTATCTGCCATGAAAATTGGGAAGCAGATGCAGTTTTTTGGCGCACGATGCAACCTGCCAAAAGTTCTGTTGATGGCCCTTAACGGGGGTAAGGATGAGCTATCGGGTATCCAAGTGGGACCGGAGCTTCCACCCATTGAAGGTTCTGTGCTAGATTATCAACAAGTAGTAGAACGGTTGGATATCTATATGAAATGGTTAGGTGGCTTATATGTCAATACCATGAATGTGATTCATTACATGCATGATAAATACGCCTATGAAAAGTTACAGATGGCATTACACGATACAGAAGTGGAACGTACCATGGCATTTGGTATGGCAGGGTTATCTGTAACAGCAGATTCACTAAGTGCCATAAAATATGCAACAGTCATGCCTGTTCGAGATGAACAAGGATTAATTATAGATTATAACATACAGGGTAATTATCCTAAATTTGGTAATGACGATGACCGGGTGGATGCGATTGCTAATGGGTTGACCTCCCAATTAATCAATCAGTTGAAACAACATAAAACTTACAGAAATTCTACCCCGTCATTGTCAATTCTAACCATAACCTCCAACGTGGTTTATGGTAAGAAAACAGGGGCAACACCTGATGGAAGAAAACATGGTGAGCCTTTTGCACCTGGTGCAAATCCCATGCATAATCGGGATGAAAAAGGTGCTTTAGCCTCACTGCATTCTGTGGCTAAGATACCCTATGATTGCTGTAGGGACGGTATATCTTGTACATTCTCTATTCGTCCAGGAGCCCTTGGGAAAAGTGAAAGTGATCGTATTAAAAATCTAGTGAGCATACTCGATGGCTATTTCTTACACAATGCCCATCATATAAATGTAAATGTGCTTGACCGTGAGAAGTTAATGGACGCCATGGAACACCCAGACAAATACCCAAACTTAACGATACGGGTATCGGGTTATGCTGTTCATTTTAATCGACTTAGTAGAGAACAGCAAGAAGAAGTTATACGACGAACGTTTCACAACAAATGTTAA